A single Magnetovibrio sp. PR-2 DNA region contains:
- a CDS encoding sensor histidine kinase, with amino-acid sequence MKRKDLSPAAWPMVVKAPLFVALLMSLMSMVVAYLIYDRMTASQQTTLNQLAEMYLDGVSTALIPHVIRHDTWETYDVLDRAQYQYAAVKSVYSVVALTNGSVLASSDPSRFPVASGLPTSLRKPFSDNHKLHINEDLGVAWVWRPLEEADQPVGDLFAALNISHILAERRQVLFTLLSGALFLTMTFVLLGYISILRMVQPISLLSRFVEGVRHGEDVPLPPNMINNKTEFGLLFKRFDAMRSAIQERSKLAERLAEEEKLALIGKLSSSMAHEVNNPLGGMRNAIDTIRKHGAEEKTRNRSLDLLSRGLDGIANVTRATLVTYKGGSEPKILRLRDMEDLQFLIQHIVNKKNLNLVWSNTLPQQVSVDGTSLRQIALNLLLNACEASPDGGEVSFDAKCNETEVRILVLDQGAGIPDAVKEQLTRPSISGVPEVTLGLGAWTVGMLTKRMGGEINVERRPDKGSVVTVRVPVMGRLNEHAN; translated from the coding sequence ATGAAACGGAAGGATTTATCACCTGCAGCATGGCCAATGGTCGTCAAGGCTCCTTTGTTTGTGGCGCTCTTGATGAGCCTGATGTCTATGGTGGTTGCATACCTGATCTATGACCGCATGACTGCGTCACAACAGACGACACTGAACCAATTGGCAGAGATGTATTTGGACGGTGTGTCGACGGCTTTAATTCCTCATGTCATTCGTCATGATACATGGGAAACTTATGACGTTCTTGACCGAGCACAGTATCAGTATGCTGCTGTGAAATCCGTATATTCAGTCGTTGCCTTAACAAACGGAAGTGTTTTGGCATCTTCCGATCCGTCACGTTTCCCCGTTGCCAGCGGGTTGCCAACGAGTTTGAGAAAGCCGTTTTCTGATAACCATAAATTACACATTAATGAAGACCTGGGCGTTGCCTGGGTTTGGAGACCACTTGAAGAAGCCGATCAACCCGTCGGAGATTTGTTTGCCGCACTGAATATTTCTCACATCCTTGCGGAACGGCGACAAGTACTGTTTACGCTGTTGTCTGGCGCATTGTTTTTGACGATGACCTTTGTGTTACTTGGCTACATTTCCATACTACGCATGGTCCAGCCTATCAGCTTGCTCAGTCGTTTTGTTGAAGGTGTACGTCACGGGGAAGACGTACCGCTTCCCCCAAACATGATCAATAACAAGACAGAATTTGGACTGCTTTTTAAACGTTTCGATGCGATGAGATCGGCTATTCAAGAACGATCGAAATTGGCCGAACGTTTGGCTGAAGAGGAGAAACTGGCTTTGATTGGAAAGCTTTCTTCCTCCATGGCACATGAAGTGAACAATCCGCTTGGCGGAATGCGCAATGCCATCGACACGATCCGCAAACACGGCGCGGAGGAGAAGACGAGAAATAGATCTCTTGATCTGTTGAGCCGTGGCCTGGATGGAATTGCAAATGTGACGCGGGCAACTTTGGTGACGTACAAAGGAGGGAGCGAGCCAAAAATTCTTAGATTGCGCGATATGGAAGACCTTCAATTCTTGATTCAACATATCGTAAATAAGAAAAACTTGAACCTTGTTTGGTCAAACACTTTACCGCAACAGGTTTCTGTGGATGGAACCTCTCTTCGCCAAATAGCACTGAACCTGTTGTTGAATGCATGTGAAGCTTCACCAGATGGTGGGGAAGTGTCATTTGATGCCAAATGCAATGAAACGGAAGTGAGAATCCTGGTGCTGGATCAGGGGGCGGGCATTCCTGATGCTGTTAAAGAACAACTTACTCGTCCGTCCATTTCAGGGGTACCAGAAGTCACTTTGGGGTTAGGGGCCTGGACAGTTGGAATGCTCACCAAACGAATGGGCGGCGAGATCAATGTTGAAAGAAGGCCTGATAAAGGGTCTGTTGTGACAGTGCGTGTGCCTGTCATGGGGAGATTAAACGAACATGCAAACTAA
- a CDS encoding substrate-binding domain-containing protein: MSINGQQGPLNRLSRRQCLTGGAAFAATAMMGGPSVLAHHPYKFGLTPVFLDSNLEIMAAMTKYFTGKLQHPVTPVMRRTYQEITSLLLSGGLQAAWICGFPYVQYRERLKLLAMPLYKGEPLYQSYLIVNKNNPAAYIEDLADQVHAFSDPNSNSGYLVTLHLLAQKKKNPSDFFSQSIFTYSHRNVIRAVSSGLAQSGSVDGYVWDVVAKYEPELVAGTRVIRKSEPLGFPPIACSVDSMDDNMADELAEALFLMSSDALGREVLNTLHLDGFVPGDSQNYDAIADKMDAVRDYL; encoded by the coding sequence ATGTCGATAAATGGTCAACAAGGACCGCTGAACAGATTAAGCCGTAGGCAATGCCTAACGGGCGGGGCGGCATTTGCTGCTACAGCTATGATGGGCGGTCCCTCGGTGCTTGCGCATCATCCGTATAAATTTGGTCTGACGCCAGTCTTTCTGGACTCCAATCTGGAAATCATGGCCGCTATGACAAAATATTTTACGGGAAAGTTGCAGCATCCAGTCACGCCGGTGATGCGAAGAACATATCAAGAGATCACATCGTTGTTGCTCTCGGGCGGCCTACAAGCTGCCTGGATATGTGGGTTCCCGTATGTGCAATATCGGGAACGTCTCAAGTTGCTGGCTATGCCGCTCTATAAAGGTGAGCCGCTGTATCAGTCCTACTTGATCGTCAATAAAAACAATCCTGCTGCATATATTGAGGACTTGGCTGATCAGGTTCACGCCTTTTCAGACCCAAACAGCAATTCTGGCTATCTGGTGACGTTGCATTTGTTGGCTCAAAAAAAGAAAAATCCAAGTGATTTTTTCTCTCAATCTATCTTCACGTATAGCCATCGGAATGTGATACGGGCTGTGTCATCCGGTCTTGCGCAGAGCGGCAGCGTCGATGGGTACGTGTGGGATGTCGTGGCCAAGTATGAACCGGAACTGGTCGCAGGTACGCGCGTAATTCGAAAGTCAGAGCCGCTTGGGTTTCCCCCAATCGCCTGCAGTGTGGATAGTATGGACGACAATATGGCAGATGAGTTGGCAGAGGCTTTGTTCCTCATGTCGAGTGATGCATTGGGGCGAGAAGTCCTGAACACACTGCATCTGGATGGTTTTGTGCCAGGTGATTCTCAAAACTACGATGCCATCGCAGACAAGATGGATGCGGTCAGGGATTATTTATGA